A single Pseudoxanthomonas sp. DNA region contains:
- the pheA gene encoding prephenate dehydratase, with amino-acid sequence MASKPSKPKKTAKPTAGKKANATPAPALSDVRAKIDGIDRQIQSLIAERARFAHQVGKAKGKLAAAVDYYRPEREAQVLRMVVDRNEGPLSDEVLVHVFREIMSACLAQQEPLKIGYLGPEGTFSQQAVLKHFGRSAHGLPLASIEEVFQEVASGNADFGVVPVENSGQGTIQITLDMFLTSDLKICGEVELRVHQFLMSRSGRIDDIERIYAHPQSFAQTAGWLRANLPKVEKVPVSSNAEGARRARGNDDAAAIGGESAAHVYGLKKVVMSPIQDDKDNTTRFLVIGRSLFPPSGHDRTSVLVFIHDKPGALFDVLSPFARHGISMNRIESRPSHRAKWEYGFFIDLAGHIDDDAMKLALAELKQHSAQIKVLGSYPVAVP; translated from the coding sequence ATGGCATCAAAACCCAGCAAACCGAAGAAGACCGCCAAGCCAACCGCGGGCAAGAAAGCCAACGCGACGCCGGCACCCGCGCTCTCCGACGTGCGCGCCAAGATCGACGGCATCGACCGCCAGATCCAGTCGCTGATCGCCGAGCGCGCACGCTTCGCCCATCAGGTCGGCAAGGCCAAGGGCAAGCTCGCGGCGGCGGTCGATTACTACCGGCCCGAGCGCGAGGCGCAGGTGCTGCGCATGGTGGTGGACCGCAACGAAGGGCCGCTGTCGGACGAAGTGCTGGTGCACGTGTTCCGCGAAATCATGTCCGCCTGCCTGGCCCAGCAGGAGCCGCTGAAGATCGGTTACCTGGGCCCGGAGGGCACCTTCAGCCAGCAGGCGGTGCTCAAGCACTTCGGCCGCTCCGCGCACGGCCTGCCGCTGGCGAGCATCGAGGAAGTCTTCCAGGAAGTGGCCAGCGGCAACGCCGATTTCGGCGTGGTGCCGGTGGAAAACTCGGGGCAGGGCACCATCCAGATCACCCTGGACATGTTCCTGACCTCGGACCTGAAGATCTGCGGCGAAGTCGAACTGCGCGTGCACCAGTTCCTGATGTCGCGCTCCGGCCGCATCGACGACATCGAGCGCATCTACGCGCATCCGCAGTCGTTCGCGCAGACCGCGGGCTGGCTGCGCGCCAACCTGCCGAAGGTGGAGAAGGTGCCGGTGTCGAGCAATGCCGAGGGCGCGCGTCGCGCGCGCGGCAACGACGACGCGGCGGCCATCGGCGGCGAGAGCGCCGCACACGTGTACGGCCTGAAGAAGGTCGTCATGAGCCCGATCCAGGACGACAAGGACAACACGACGCGCTTCCTGGTGATCGGCCGCAGCCTCTTCCCGCCGTCCGGCCACGACCGCACCTCCGTGCTCGTCTTCATCCACGACAAGCCCGGCGCGCTGTTCGACGTGCTCAGCCCGTTCGCGCGCCATGGCATCAGCATGAACCGCATCGAGTCGCGACCCTCGCACCGTGCCAAGTGGGAATACGGCTTCTTCATCGACCTGGCCGGCCACATCGACGACGACGCGATGAAACTGGCGCTGGCCGAGCTGAAGCAGCACTCGGCGCAGATCAAGGTGCTGGGGTCGTACCCGGTTGCGGTGCCTTGA
- the aroA gene encoding 3-phosphoshikimate 1-carboxyvinyltransferase, giving the protein MTHDWIASAGRPLRGTLDIPGDKSVSHRAVMFAALADGVSTIDGFLEGEDTRATAAIFSRLGVRIETPSPSRRIVHGVGVDGLKAAEGELDCGNAGTGMRLLAGLLAAQRFDSVLVGDASLSKRPMRRVTGPLSKMGARIDTEQGGLPPLRIHGGQPLAGIDYTLDVASAQVKSAVLLAGLYAEGETVVREPHPTRDYTERMLKAFGVDIEFSPGFARLHGGQRLRATDIAVPADFSSAAFFLVAASIIPGSELRLRAVGLNPRRTGLLQALRLMGADITEENASEHGGEPVADLVVRHAPLRGIAVPEALVPDMIDEFPALFVAAAAAEGPTVVSGAAELRVKESDRLAAMANGLRTLGLGVDETPDGATIYPGTLQGGVVDSHGDHRIAMAFSIAGQLAAGEVRVGDVANVATSFPNYDGLAMGAGFSLRKA; this is encoded by the coding sequence ATGACACACGACTGGATCGCCTCCGCTGGCCGACCGCTGCGCGGCACCCTCGACATCCCCGGCGACAAGTCGGTCTCGCACCGCGCGGTGATGTTCGCCGCACTGGCCGATGGCGTGTCGACCATCGACGGCTTCCTGGAGGGCGAGGACACGCGTGCGACGGCCGCGATCTTCTCGCGCCTGGGCGTGCGCATCGAAACCCCGTCGCCGTCGCGCCGCATCGTGCACGGCGTCGGCGTGGATGGCCTGAAGGCCGCAGAGGGTGAACTCGACTGCGGCAATGCCGGCACCGGCATGCGCCTGCTGGCCGGGCTGCTGGCGGCGCAGCGCTTCGACAGCGTGCTGGTCGGCGATGCGTCCCTCTCCAAGCGGCCGATGCGCCGCGTCACCGGCCCACTGTCGAAGATGGGCGCGCGCATCGATACGGAGCAAGGCGGCCTGCCGCCGCTGCGCATCCATGGCGGACAACCACTCGCCGGCATCGACTACACACTGGACGTCGCCAGCGCGCAGGTGAAGTCGGCGGTGCTGCTGGCGGGCCTGTACGCAGAGGGCGAGACGGTCGTGCGCGAGCCGCATCCCACCCGCGATTACACCGAGCGCATGCTGAAGGCCTTTGGCGTGGACATCGAGTTCTCGCCCGGCTTCGCGCGCCTGCATGGCGGCCAGCGGCTGAGAGCGACGGACATCGCGGTGCCGGCCGACTTCTCGTCGGCGGCCTTCTTCCTGGTCGCGGCCAGCATCATCCCCGGTTCGGAACTGCGCCTGCGTGCGGTCGGCCTCAATCCGCGACGCACCGGCCTGTTGCAGGCGCTGCGCCTGATGGGCGCCGACATTACCGAAGAGAACGCGAGCGAGCATGGCGGCGAACCGGTCGCCGACCTGGTCGTGCGCCATGCGCCGTTGCGCGGCATCGCCGTGCCGGAAGCGCTGGTGCCCGACATGATCGACGAATTCCCGGCGCTGTTCGTCGCCGCCGCTGCGGCGGAAGGCCCGACGGTCGTCAGCGGCGCGGCCGAATTGCGGGTGAAGGAATCCGACCGCCTCGCCGCGATGGCCAATGGCTTGCGCACGCTGGGCCTGGGTGTGGACGAGACGCCGGATGGCGCCACGATCTACCCCGGCACCTTGCAGGGCGGGGTGGTCGACAGCCATGGCGACCACCGCATCGCGATGGCGTTCTCCATCGCCGGCCAGCTGGCGGCGGGCGAGGTGCGCGTGGGCGATGTGGCGAATGTGGCTACGTCGTTCCCGAACTACGATGGATTGGCTATGGGCGCAGGATTCTCACTGCGGAAGGCCTGA
- a CDS encoding energy transducer TonB: MSMSTHNEYRAPDTVEDTTVEPRRTTSPVLLTLFAVAVTAGGLVWWSQSRAPDETPVATVPGAVIGDAPPAAPAGERAAANRARAEAERVAKRPAPISRDARPLATNAEPKYPASMLRAGVGGTVVVLAEVDANGNPVDVRVVERSGERDLDRAALTAVKQWRFEPAMRNGKAVATSVKVPVDFTPI, from the coding sequence ATGTCGATGTCCACCCACAACGAATACCGCGCCCCCGACACCGTCGAAGACACCACGGTCGAACCGCGCCGCACCACCTCCCCCGTCCTGCTGACGCTGTTCGCCGTCGCCGTCACCGCCGGTGGCCTGGTCTGGTGGAGTCAGTCGCGCGCACCGGACGAAACCCCCGTGGCAACCGTGCCGGGAGCGGTGATCGGTGATGCGCCGCCCGCTGCGCCCGCAGGCGAACGCGCCGCCGCCAACCGTGCCCGCGCCGAGGCCGAACGCGTCGCCAAGCGCCCGGCGCCGATCAGCCGCGACGCGCGCCCGCTCGCGACCAACGCCGAGCCGAAGTATCCGGCCTCGATGCTGCGCGCCGGCGTGGGTGGCACGGTCGTGGTGCTGGCCGAGGTCGACGCCAACGGCAACCCGGTCGACGTGCGTGTGGTCGAGCGCAGCGGCGAGCGTGACCTCGATCGTGCCGCGCTGACGGCCGTGAAGCAGTGGCGCTTCGAGCCGGCCATGCGCAACGGCAAGGCTGTCGCCACCAGCGTGAAGGTGCCGGTGGACTTCACGCCGATCTAA
- a CDS encoding TonB family protein produces MSAQQPHDPHFTFRLPRTALRNAAIAFGIGLLLFVIVWWAGRDDGFYTPDAAAPGKPLPIEALPEPLSTGAGASGMEEPAPRPAAEERPQLVEEAPMPPPVSETPLPAVPGDAPAPTAAVPLAPGDVPVPIPGQTPAPEYPAAAMRNGDQGTVMVRVEVGTDGVPTSVEVAQRSGSRDLDRAAVNAVRQWRFQPAQRDGQPVPGAVTVPIDFKMR; encoded by the coding sequence ATGTCGGCCCAGCAACCGCACGACCCGCACTTCACCTTCCGCCTGCCCCGCACCGCCCTGCGCAACGCCGCCATCGCCTTCGGCATCGGGCTGCTGCTGTTCGTCATCGTCTGGTGGGCGGGCCGCGACGACGGCTTCTACACCCCGGATGCCGCCGCGCCGGGCAAGCCGCTGCCGATCGAGGCGCTGCCCGAACCGCTGTCCACCGGTGCGGGCGCCAGCGGCATGGAGGAACCGGCGCCCCGCCCTGCGGCCGAAGAGCGCCCGCAGCTGGTGGAGGAAGCGCCGATGCCGCCGCCCGTGTCCGAGACGCCGTTGCCTGCCGTTCCCGGCGATGCCCCCGCGCCCACCGCCGCCGTTCCGCTGGCCCCGGGCGATGTGCCGGTGCCGATCCCCGGCCAGACGCCTGCGCCGGAATATCCCGCCGCCGCCATGCGCAACGGGGACCAGGGCACGGTGATGGTGCGGGTGGAAGTGGGCACCGATGGCGTGCCAACGTCCGTGGAGGTAGCGCAGCGCAGCGGCTCGCGTGACCTGGACCGCGCTGCGGTCAACGCCGTGCGCCAGTGGCGCTTCCAGCCGGCGCAGCGCGATGGCCAGCCGGTGCCCGGCGCGGTGACGGTGCCGATCGATTTCAAGATGCGGTGA
- the serS gene encoding serine--tRNA ligase — MLDPVLLRTQPAELAQRLRETRGFDLDVSRIAELEAARKQLQKRTEELQNLRNTRSKAIGQAKAKGEDVSALMAEVAGFGDELKASEVKLDEIRSEIEAIALGIPNLPHASVPVGQDESDNVEQHRWGTPRTFDFPVKDHVELGARHGWLDADTAAKLSGARFTVLRGQLARLHRALAQFMLDLHTTEHGYEETSVPVIVNADSMRGTGQLPKFEEDLFSTELGEHTRYLIPTSEVPLTNIVRDEILDDARLPLRMTAHSMCFRSEAGSGGRDVRGMIRQHQFEKVELVSIARPSESYDEQERMTRAAETVLEKLGLPYRRMLLCTGDMGFGATKTFDLEVWLPSQDMYREISSCSNCEDFQARRMQARWRNPATGKPEPVHTLNGSGTAVGRALIAVMENYQNADGSITVPEVLRPYMGGAERIV; from the coding sequence ATGCTCGATCCCGTCCTGCTCCGCACCCAGCCCGCCGAACTCGCCCAGCGCCTCAGGGAGACCCGCGGTTTCGACCTGGACGTGTCCCGCATCGCCGAGCTGGAAGCCGCCCGCAAGCAGCTCCAGAAGCGCACCGAGGAACTGCAGAACCTGCGCAACACCCGCTCCAAGGCCATCGGCCAGGCCAAGGCCAAGGGCGAGGACGTCTCCGCGCTGATGGCGGAAGTGGCCGGTTTCGGCGACGAGCTGAAGGCCTCGGAAGTGAAGCTGGACGAGATCCGCAGCGAGATCGAAGCCATCGCGCTGGGCATTCCCAACCTGCCGCACGCCAGCGTGCCGGTCGGGCAGGACGAGAGCGACAACGTCGAGCAGCACCGCTGGGGCACCCCGCGCACGTTCGACTTCCCGGTCAAGGATCATGTGGAACTCGGCGCCCGCCACGGCTGGCTGGATGCCGACACCGCCGCCAAGCTGTCCGGCGCCCGCTTCACCGTGCTGCGCGGGCAGTTGGCGCGCCTGCACCGCGCGCTGGCGCAGTTCATGCTCGACCTGCACACCACGGAACACGGCTACGAAGAGACCAGCGTGCCGGTGATCGTCAACGCCGACTCGATGCGCGGCACCGGCCAGCTGCCGAAGTTCGAGGAAGACCTGTTCTCCACCGAACTCGGCGAACACACGCGCTACCTCATCCCGACCTCGGAAGTGCCGCTGACCAACATCGTCCGCGACGAGATCCTCGACGACGCCCGCCTGCCGCTGCGCATGACCGCGCATTCTATGTGCTTCCGGTCCGAAGCCGGCAGTGGTGGCCGCGACGTGCGCGGCATGATCCGCCAGCACCAGTTCGAGAAGGTGGAGCTGGTCTCCATCGCGCGCCCGTCGGAGAGCTACGACGAGCAGGAACGCATGACCCGCGCTGCCGAGACCGTGCTGGAGAAGCTGGGCCTGCCGTACCGCCGCATGCTGCTGTGCACCGGCGACATGGGCTTCGGCGCCACCAAAACCTTCGACCTGGAAGTCTGGCTGCCGTCGCAGGACATGTACCGCGAGATTTCCTCGTGCTCCAACTGCGAGGATTTCCAGGCCCGCCGCATGCAGGCCCGCTGGCGCAACCCCGCCACCGGCAAGCCCGAGCCCGTGCACACCCTCAACGGCTCCGGCACCGCCGTCGGCCGCGCACTGATCGCGGTGATGGAGAACTACCAGAACGCCGACGGCTCGATCACGGTGCCCGAGGTGCTGCGGCCGTACATGGGCGGGGCGGAACGGATCGTCTGA
- a CDS encoding FMN-dependent NADH-azoreductase, with product MKLLHIDSSALAANSVSRQLTAAIVARWQDSVPGLEVTYRDLDADPLPHLTNAVLGGGDAAAAQAGEATLQQFLEADVIVLGVPRYNFGVPSTLKAWIDRVAVAGRTFKYTENGPVGLAGGKKVIVAEASGGEYAGTAIDFVAPYLTQLFKFLGITDVEFVRAERVAYSPEHKAQAIEAALASIPAPLRKAA from the coding sequence ATGAAACTATTGCATATCGACAGCAGCGCCCTGGCCGCGAACTCGGTCAGCCGACAACTGACGGCCGCCATCGTAGCCCGTTGGCAGGACAGCGTGCCCGGGCTGGAGGTCACCTACCGCGATCTCGACGCCGACCCGCTGCCCCACCTGACCAATGCCGTACTGGGTGGGGGCGATGCCGCCGCCGCACAAGCCGGCGAGGCCACGCTGCAGCAGTTCCTGGAGGCCGACGTCATCGTGCTGGGCGTGCCGCGCTACAACTTCGGCGTGCCCTCCACGCTGAAAGCCTGGATCGACCGCGTGGCCGTGGCCGGCCGCACCTTCAAGTACACCGAGAACGGCCCGGTGGGCCTGGCCGGCGGCAAGAAGGTGATCGTGGCCGAGGCCAGCGGCGGCGAGTACGCCGGCACCGCGATCGACTTCGTCGCGCCTTACCTGACCCAGCTGTTCAAGTTCCTGGGCATCACCGATGTGGAGTTCGTGCGCGCCGAGCGCGTGGCCTATTCGCCCGAGCACAAGGCGCAGGCCATCGAAGCGGCGCTGGCCAGCATCCCGGCCCCGCTGCGCAAAGCCGCCTGA
- a CDS encoding LysR family transcriptional regulator, with the protein MQHDLNDLYYFAMVVDHGGFAAAERALGIPKSRLSRRISQLETDLGVRLLQRSTRRFAVTDVGTSVHRHAQTMLAEAQAAREVVDRLSAEPRGVVRVSVPVAVAQMQLPKILPAFLDKYPKVRLQLHVNNRRVDIINEGYDVALRVRAKLDDDGSLVMRSFGQIQELLVASPKYLNRAGRPKVPEDLAEHVTLSISEDEARQRWELHGPDGEVRRIELNPRLAGFDFPLLQSMAKDGYGITLLPETVCADAVRKGELEVVLPEWSLPQGICHAVFASRRGMLPAVRVFIDFLAEHLPQQIESSRLDCGGACAEAKEKAIAMAIDNTKAGKVKKAS; encoded by the coding sequence ATGCAGCATGACCTCAACGATCTCTACTACTTCGCCATGGTGGTGGACCACGGCGGCTTTGCCGCGGCCGAGCGCGCCCTGGGCATTCCCAAGTCCCGCCTGAGCCGGCGCATCAGCCAGTTGGAAACCGACCTGGGCGTGCGCCTGCTGCAGCGTTCCACGCGCCGCTTCGCGGTGACCGACGTCGGCACCAGCGTGCACCGCCATGCGCAGACCATGCTGGCCGAAGCGCAGGCGGCGCGCGAAGTGGTCGATCGCCTCAGCGCCGAGCCGCGCGGGGTGGTGCGCGTCAGCGTGCCGGTGGCGGTGGCGCAGATGCAGTTACCGAAGATCCTGCCGGCCTTCCTCGACAAGTACCCGAAGGTCCGCCTGCAGTTGCACGTCAACAACCGCCGCGTGGACATCATCAACGAGGGCTACGACGTGGCCCTGCGCGTGCGCGCCAAGCTCGACGACGACGGCAGCCTGGTGATGCGCAGCTTCGGCCAGATCCAGGAGCTGCTGGTCGCCAGCCCAAAGTACCTCAACCGCGCCGGCCGCCCGAAGGTGCCGGAAGACCTGGCTGAGCACGTCACCCTGAGCATCAGCGAGGACGAGGCGCGCCAGCGCTGGGAGCTGCATGGTCCGGACGGCGAGGTGCGCCGCATCGAACTGAATCCGCGCCTGGCCGGCTTCGACTTCCCGCTGCTGCAGTCGATGGCGAAGGACGGGTACGGCATCACGCTGCTGCCGGAGACGGTATGCGCGGACGCGGTGCGCAAGGGTGAGCTGGAAGTGGTGCTGCCGGAATGGAGCCTGCCGCAAGGCATCTGCCACGCGGTGTTCGCGTCGCGCCGTGGCATGTTGCCGGCGGTGCGGGTGTTCATCGATTTCCTGGCCGAGCATCTGCCGCAGCAGATCGAGTCGTCGCGGCTGGATTGCGGCGGCGCCTGCGCGGAGGCGAAGGAGAAGGCCATCGCGATGGCGATCGACAACACCAAGGCCGGCAAGGTGAAGAAGGCTTCGTAA
- a CDS encoding VCBS repeat-containing protein: protein MTILFRALFPMMLLTLSGCDRSSIQQHDDGKPPAGSSASAGKGASPGAPARLASGNIARAATAFGFGPHVPLAREEGGSMADYEAVVVGDFNGDLRDDIVALPRSNSAEFFMQMDGGVLAPPIIFRYGSENYRSNNLLLKDDFNNDHLPDVAFHTVDRNGAFGGVGLLLSRTQETPVFHQGYPELNFASGESIGDWASIDVDGDGNKDIVVLRGTDDYITYPECFQGCPNIQTLKGDGRGSFLKGDKIFLPFKVVRGLVTEDIDGDGIQDLVLSADDSVSPPYGTGVYSMKRLATGGLSNPVLLHRLAEHDHLSFADLNGDGRIDSIAGYEVHFRTATGDFGPPLGLAGWYPYPSTAFVADIDGNGQADVINHQFSDFGTYPFLAVYLQQDGVIQSPLLIQDAPLRYMFKVSYHKRAYAAGDVNGDGCQDMVIAGGYDGVILLHGKHCVPKPPRPTGGNLPPRLRQ from the coding sequence ATGACTATCTTGTTCCGCGCACTGTTCCCGATGATGCTTTTGACCCTATCAGGCTGCGATCGCTCTTCGATCCAGCAGCACGACGACGGGAAGCCGCCGGCAGGGTCTTCCGCGAGTGCCGGCAAGGGCGCTTCGCCGGGCGCTCCTGCCCGTCTTGCATCTGGCAACATAGCTCGCGCAGCGACCGCCTTCGGCTTTGGTCCGCACGTCCCACTGGCCCGAGAGGAAGGGGGCTCGATGGCGGACTATGAAGCGGTGGTCGTCGGCGATTTCAACGGCGATCTTCGAGACGACATTGTCGCACTTCCCCGCTCGAACTCGGCCGAGTTTTTCATGCAGATGGATGGCGGCGTCCTGGCTCCCCCGATCATTTTCAGATATGGGTCAGAGAACTACAGGTCCAACAACCTCCTGCTGAAGGACGATTTCAACAACGACCACCTGCCCGATGTCGCATTCCACACCGTAGATAGGAATGGCGCATTTGGTGGCGTCGGACTGCTTCTGTCGCGGACACAGGAGACCCCGGTTTTTCATCAGGGCTATCCCGAACTGAACTTCGCATCCGGCGAGTCGATCGGCGACTGGGCATCGATCGATGTCGATGGCGATGGAAACAAGGACATTGTCGTCCTCCGGGGAACCGACGACTACATTACTTATCCGGAGTGCTTCCAGGGTTGCCCTAACATCCAGACCCTCAAGGGCGACGGTCGCGGAAGTTTTCTGAAGGGTGACAAAATCTTTCTTCCGTTCAAGGTCGTGCGCGGATTGGTCACCGAGGATATCGATGGCGATGGTATACAAGACCTCGTGCTATCAGCCGATGATTCAGTTAGTCCTCCCTACGGTACCGGCGTGTATTCAATGAAGAGACTCGCCACGGGCGGGCTTTCGAACCCGGTTCTGCTGCATCGACTGGCCGAGCACGACCATCTCTCGTTCGCTGATCTGAACGGCGATGGCCGCATCGATTCCATCGCGGGATACGAAGTCCACTTTCGAACCGCAACGGGAGACTTTGGCCCACCGTTAGGACTTGCAGGCTGGTATCCGTATCCGTCAACCGCTTTCGTAGCCGATATCGACGGGAACGGGCAAGCCGACGTTATCAACCATCAGTTTAGCGATTTCGGCACCTACCCCTTTCTGGCGGTCTACCTGCAGCAGGATGGCGTCATCCAGTCGCCGCTCCTGATCCAGGACGCGCCGCTGCGCTACATGTTCAAAGTTTCGTACCACAAGCGCGCCTATGCCGCTGGCGACGTGAATGGCGATGGCTGCCAGGACATGGTGATCGCCGGCGGTTACGACGGAGTAATCCTGCTCCACGGCAAGCATTGCGTCCCTAAGCCACCTCGCCCGACAGGAGGGAATCTCCCGCCGCGCTTGAGGCAGTAG
- a CDS encoding serine hydrolase domain-containing protein → MRRLLGVCLLAMLPFAALAAETAPHPIPTRAALDAEVAAAMKAAQANGLAIAVIDDGKVVHVAAYGQRNAKGDPLQTATVMYGASLTKAVFAYTVMQLVDEGRLDLDRPVGTYFDKALPDYPAVAGYGPWPDLAGDPRWKKITARHLLTHSGGFANFAFLEPDGKLRIHFDPGTRYAYSGEGLILLQYVIERGLGLDVGAEMQRRVFDCFGMPDTGMTWRPEFAANLADGWKEDGTVEPHDERGRVRAAGSMDTTIADMANLAAAFINGEGLERATFDAITAPQLPITTASQFPTLQEALPPAQRRKDLAAGLGVLVFEGPQGAGFFKGGHNDSTGNTWVCVKQRRRCVVILGNDVRAERAFPRLVAFVLGETGVPWTWEYGSGKAFVD, encoded by the coding sequence ATGCGTCGATTGCTCGGAGTCTGCCTGCTCGCCATGCTGCCGTTCGCCGCGCTTGCGGCGGAAACCGCGCCGCATCCCATTCCCACCCGTGCCGCGCTGGACGCCGAGGTCGCCGCGGCGATGAAGGCCGCGCAGGCCAATGGCTTGGCCATCGCGGTGATCGACGACGGCAAAGTCGTCCACGTGGCCGCCTACGGCCAGCGCAATGCGAAGGGCGATCCGCTGCAGACCGCTACGGTGATGTACGGGGCGTCGTTGACCAAGGCGGTGTTCGCCTACACCGTGATGCAGCTGGTGGACGAGGGCAGGCTGGACCTCGACCGTCCCGTCGGCACGTACTTCGACAAGGCGCTGCCCGACTATCCCGCAGTGGCCGGCTACGGCCCGTGGCCCGACCTGGCCGGCGACCCGCGCTGGAAAAAGATCACCGCGCGCCACCTGCTGACCCACAGCGGCGGCTTCGCCAACTTCGCCTTCCTCGAACCGGACGGCAAGCTGCGCATCCACTTCGATCCCGGCACGCGCTACGCGTACTCCGGCGAAGGATTGATCCTGCTGCAGTACGTGATCGAGCGCGGGCTGGGCCTGGACGTGGGCGCCGAGATGCAGCGGCGCGTGTTCGACTGCTTCGGCATGCCGGACACCGGCATGACGTGGCGCCCGGAGTTCGCCGCCAACCTCGCCGACGGCTGGAAGGAGGACGGCACCGTCGAGCCGCACGACGAGCGCGGCCGCGTGCGCGCGGCCGGTTCGATGGACACCACCATCGCCGACATGGCGAACCTGGCCGCGGCCTTCATCAACGGAGAGGGTCTCGAGCGGGCCACGTTCGATGCCATCACCGCGCCGCAGCTGCCCATCACCACGGCCTCGCAGTTTCCCACGCTGCAGGAGGCGCTGCCGCCGGCGCAGCGGCGCAAGGATCTCGCGGCCGGGCTCGGCGTATTGGTGTTCGAGGGCCCGCAGGGCGCGGGCTTCTTCAAGGGCGGGCACAACGACTCCACCGGCAACACCTGGGTGTGCGTGAAACAGCGCAGGCGCTGCGTGGTGATCCTGGGCAACGACGTGCGCGCCGAGCGCGCGTTCCCGCGGCTGGTGGCGTTCGTGCTGGGCGAGACCGGCGTACCGTGGACGTGGGAGTACGGCAGCGGCAAGGCCTTCGTCGACTGA